Proteins encoded together in one Colius striatus isolate bColStr4 chromosome 3, bColStr4.1.hap1, whole genome shotgun sequence window:
- the RPS3A gene encoding small ribosomal subunit protein eS1 yields the protein MAVGKNKRLTKGGKKGAKKKVVDPFSKKDWYDVKAPAMFNIRNIGKTLVTRTQGTKIASDGLKGRVFEVSLADLQNDEVAFRKFKLVTEDVQGKNCLTNFHGMDLTRDKMCSMVKKWQTMIEAHVDVKTTDGYLLRLFCVGFTKKRNNQIRKTSYAQHQQVRQIRKKMMEIMTREVQTNDLKEVVNKLIPDSIGKDIEKACQSIYPLHDVYVRKVKMLKKPKFELGKLMELHGEGGGAGKPSGDEAGTKVERADGYEPPVQESV from the exons ATGGCGGTCGGCAAGAACAAGCGCCTCACCAAGGGCGGCAAGAAAGGCGCCAAGAAGAAAGT gGTTGACCCTTTCTCCAAAAAGGACTGGTACGATGTCAAGGCACCAGCAATGTTTAATATCCGAAACATCGGGAAAACACTTGTCACCAGGACTCAAGGAACTA AAATTGCCTCTGACGGGCTGAAGGGCCGTGTGTTTGAGGTGAGCCTGGCTGATCTGCAGAACGATGAGGTTGCCTTCCGTAAATTTAAACTGGTAACCGAGGACGTTCAGGGCAAAAACTGTCTGACCAACTTCCACGGCATGGACCTCACCAGGGATAAAATGTGCTCCATGGTCAAAAAATGGCAG ACCATGATCGAAGCCCATGTGGATGTCAAAACAACGGATGGTTACCTGCTGCGCCTCTTCTGCGTGGGTTTCACCAAGAAGCGCAACAACCAGATCCGCAAGACCTCCTACGCCCAGCACCAGCAGGTCCGGCAGATTCGCAAGAAGATGATGGAAATCATGACCCGAGAGGTTCAAACCAATGACCTGAAAGAAGTTGTCAATAAGCT GATCCCAGACAGCATTGGCAAAGACATAGAGAAGGCGTGCCAGTCCATCTACCCGCTGCACGATGTCTACGTCCGCAAGGTGAAGATGCTGAAGAAGCCCAAGTTCGAAC TGGGCAAGCTGATGGAGCTGCATGGCGAAGGTGGTGGTGCTGGGAAGCCTTCTGGGGACGAGGCAGGCACGAAAGTAGAGCGAGCTGATGGATACGAGCCGCCCGTCCAAGAGTCTGTCTGA
- the LOC133625189 gene encoding ribonuclease CL2-like: MAGWALYAALVLAALSGALGESRYEKFLRQHVDYPRTPVLAAHRYCENMLARRGVTAPGRPCKPSNTFVHASPEELSGACSAAADAAGLHSTAAALPLTACRLRGGDTRQPCAYRARQLQHHVRVACRDGLPVHLAGTRPPAP, encoded by the coding sequence ATGGCGGGCTGGGCCCTGTACGCGGCGCTGGTGCTGGCAGCTCTGTCGGGGGCGCTGGGCGAGAGCCGCTACGAGAAGTTCCTGCGGCAGCACGTGGACTACCCGCGGACGCCGGTGCTCGCCGCGCACCGCTACTGCGAGAACATGCTGGCGCGGCGCGGGGTGACGGCGCCGGGGCGGCCCTGCAAGCCCTCCAACACGTTCGTGCACGCGTCGCCGGAGGAGCTGTCGGGGGCGTGCTCGGCGGCGGCGGACGCGGCGGGGCTGCACAGCACGGCGGCGGCGCTGCCGCTCACGGCCTGCCGCCTGCGCGGCGGCGACACGCGCCAGCCCTGCGCCTACCGCGCGCGCCAGCTGCAGCACCACGTGCGCGTGGCCTGCCGCGACGGGCTGCCCGTGCACCTCGCGGGCACGCGCCCGCCCGCGCCCTGA